GCGAGAAGTGGACGCTCTCGTTTGACCCGGACCTGAAGGAGTTTCTCATCCGGACGGCGCGGCGCCGCGGCATATACCCGGTGACACTCCTCGAGGAGCTGGTCCGGGAGAAGTTCAATCCCTACGGACATACCGCGGTGAGGGACAGCGCGGAATACGTCCGCATGCTGCGCCGCCGCTCCCGAAGCCGCTCGGACGCGGCCTTCCTGAGGGAGATCCGAGCGTGGCAGCGGTCCGCGTCCTCGTAGACACCGACATCCTGATCGACTACTTCAACACCGGCGCTCACGGCGGGCTCCTCGGCGATCCGCGCAGCCGCATCTACTACTCGGTCGTCACGCGGAAGGAGCTGCTCGCGAAGAAGGGCCTGAGCAGCGCCGAGCGCGGAGCGATCGCCGAGGCGCTGCGCCGGTTCCGGCTCGTTCCCCTGGGGTCCGCCATCGCGGGGCGCTACTGGTCCTTGCGCCGCAGGTACCCGGATCTCGAGAAGGAAGATGCCCTGATCGCCGCGACGGCGCTGGTGAAGAAGCTGCCGCTGCTGACGGGCAACTGGAAGCACTTCCGGCATGTCGCGGGGCTCGCGCTCTACGCTGGCCGTCAAGGCGCCGCCTGACGATGCGGGCCGACGGCGCCGGCCTCGATGTCGCTTTCCCGTTCATCATGGCCGGGTTCGATCGTCATGCTCCTCGCCCTCCAGGAACAAGGCTGGCCCGCGCCACGTCGGGGATGCGATCCCACGCGAGGATCGGTCGACCCCTTGGGCAGGAACGGGTCCTCGGGTAGAATCCTCCGAGGCATATCCATGAGTCAGCGTCCCGAGGTCATCCACAGCGATCCTGAAATCCTTGGTGGCACGCCCGTTTTCGTCGGGACCCGCGTGCCGTTCCGCAACCTGATCGACTACCTCGAGCACGGTCACAGCCTCGACGAGTTCCTGGACGAATTCCCGTCGGTCTCACGCGAGCAAGCGGTGGCCGCTCTCGAAGCGGCTCACGAGGCCCTGAGCGCCGGTGCGCGTTCTGCTCGATGAGCAGCTGCCGCGTCATCTAGCACGCGAGCTCACAGGGCATCAGGTTCGCACGGTGCAGGAGCAAGGTTGGGCGGGTCTGAAGAACGGCGAGCTGCTTCAGCGAGCCGCGGACGCCGGGTTCGAAGTCTTCGTCACGGCTGACCGGAACCTCGAGTTCCAACAGAACCTGGCTCGGTCTCGGCTCGGTGTCGTTGTTCTCGTTGCGCCGAGCGTCGCTCTCGAGGATCTGCGACCGCTTGTTCCGGCTACGCTTCTGGCAATCGCAAGGGTGCGAGCCGGCGAGGTAGCGCGCGTTGCCGCCTGACACTCGGCGCAGCAGCTCGGGCGTTTCCTCGAGCCGGTTCCCGAGGCAGGGCACGCTATCACGGCCTCGGCGAGGGCGGCGAGCGAGAGCCCCTCGGTCATGCGAACCCAGCGCTCGAGCTCCGCGCCATCCACCCCGGCGAGCTTGGCGGCCAGGTAGCTCCGGCGCGTTCGCTCGTCGGCAGCGTCGATGCGGGCGATGCGGTCGAAGCGTCGCGGGCGCGCGACGAAGCGGCGGGGTCACATCGGCCCCTGGTACACCTCCGCGAACCGCATCCCCGCCTCCGCCGCCACGCCCAGGTTGGCGGCGCGGTCGGTCCTGACGCAGATGACCACCGGGCCCGCGACCTCGCGCGCCTTCGCGAGCGCCGACTCGACCTCGGCGAGGCTCTCGGCGTAGAGGCCCTCGCAGCCGAGGCCGCGCGCCACGACGTCCCAGCGCACCGTCCCCATCTCCGTGCCGAAGTTGCGCCCGTAGAGCATCTGCTCGTTCGGGACCTCCATCGACCACGAGCCCTCGGCGAAGACGATGACGGTGATCCTGGCGCCCTCGCGCGCGGCGGACTGCATCTCCATGAAGTGGAAGCCGGCCGCGCCGTCGCCGGTGACGCACACGACCTCGCGCGCGGGGCTGCCGAGCTTCGCGCCGAGCGCCGCGGGCACGCCCGTGCCGAGCATGCCGAGCTCGAGGATGCTGAGATACGAGCGCGGTCGCGTCGGCGGCAGGAACCAGTACGCCCAGAGCGAGGTGAAGCCGCCGTCGGTCACGTAGATCGCGCCCGGGCCGAAGGCCGTGCCGATCGCCTGGATCACGCGCGCCGGGTGCAGCCCCGGTCCGGCCCAGCTCTCGACCACGCGCATCTGCTCCTTCCACCACTCCTCCGCCGCGCGCCGGCAGCGCGCGAGGAAGCCGGGATCCCTCGCCCGCGTCCGCTTCGCCTCGAGCGCCGCCGCCAGGCTCGCGAGCGCCGGCTTCACGTCGGCGACGATGCCGAGCGCCAACGGGCGCGTCACGCCGATGTGCCGCGGATCGACGTCGATCTGCACCACCCGCTGCGTCGCGGGATCACCCCAGTACTTGTCGTACGGCAGGTCGAGGTTGCCGAGCCGCGACCCCAAGACCAGCACGACGTCGGCCTCGCGCTTGGCGAGGTCGCCGCCCGCCCCCAGGCCGTAGACGGTGTTGGGATGGTCGAGCGGCACCACCGCGCGCCCGGCCATGGACGCGATCACGGGGCACCCGAGCCGCTCGACGACCGCGAGCAGCGGTTCGTTGGCCCCGGCGCGGTCGACGCCGGAGCCCGCGATCACGAGCGGTCGCGCGGCGCCGGCGAGCAGGTCCGCGACCTCCGCGATCCGGGCCTCGGACGCCTCGGGCAGCGAGGCACGGTACGCCGCGGGCGCCGGCACGCGCACGCTCGACTCGTCGCCCGTCGCGTAGAGGACCGGCGCGGGCAGCTCGAGGTGCACCGGTCCCGGCCGGCCCGTCCACATCTCGCGGAACGCGAGCCGCACGACCTCGGGGATGCGATCCCACGAGAAGATCGGTCCGCCCCACTTGACGACGGGCCTGTAGACGTCGAGCTGGTCCTGCCCCTGGAAGGTGGAGGGCGGGGACGGGTACACGAGGCCCAGCCGGTGCTGCGACGTGATCGCAACCAGCGGCACGCCCTCGTGCCGCGCCGTGATGACGCCCGCGAGCAGGTTGGCCGAGCCCGGACCGGGGTTGCCGATCACGGCCGCCACCTGGCCCGTCGTCTTGTAGAGGCCCTCGGCCATGTGCGCCCCGGCGGCCTCGTGGCGGACGGGGACGAGCCGTATGGCGTGCTCGTCGAGCGCCGCCAGCAGCGGGTCGATCTCGGGCGACGGGAGACCGAAGACGAAGCGCACGCCCTCGTTGGCGAGGCAGCGGGCCAGCAGCCGTCCACCGTTCAGCTCGGCCATCGGACACCTCCTCGTGAGACTGATCCGGGCGGGCACCGCCGGCTCAGCGCGCGAAGCCTGGTGGCCGCCAGCCCGCCTGGTAGCAGTCATTACAGGTCGGAAAGACCCGCGGACCCCGAGCGTCCACGCCCACGAGTCCCCACGTCGTCCTCCAGACGCCGCGCTCTTCGGCGTCGAGCGGATGCGCATGGCCGACTTCCGTCGGGATGCTCTTGCCGCAGTTCGCACACAGCGTGCGAAGCGCAGGATTGGCCTCGGCTCGGAACTGGGACCCCTTCTGGGCCATCGCGATCGCCCGCCTCCAACGCTGGGGGCGGGCCAGGCATCAGTGGCGCGCCTACACCTGAACCTCGACATCGGATCCCTGTATGCGCACCGGGTACGGCGGTACGCCGCGCGGCGCCGGCGGACCCAGCACGGCGCCGGTCTTGATGTTATAGATCGCTCCGTGCCAGGGGCACGTCACCTCCTCGCCCGACACCTCGCCCTCGCACAGCGGGCCGCCGCGGTGCGTGCAGGTGTTGTCGATCGCATAGAAGCTCCCCTCGAGGTTGAAGAGGGCGATCTTCTTCCCGGCCACCTCGACACACTTCGCCTCGCCCGGAGCGAGGTCGGCGGTGCTCGCGACCTTGATGAACTGCGCCATTTGGACCTCCTACCTCGCTTCTAGCTGGATCACCACCCCACCCGCGACGATCGAGGAACCACCAGGATTCGCCCCGCCACCGTTCAGAAAGTGCGTGTAGATGCGCTCACGCGGGGAGCTTCGCGAACCCCGCGGGGGCCGGCGAGACGAAGCGCAGGCGGGCGCCGGTCCGGGGATGGTCGAAGCCGAGCACGTGCGCGTGGAGTGCCGGCCGGCCGAAGGGATCGGTGCCGCTGCCGTACGCGGCGTCGCCGGCGATCGGATGCCCGAGCCCGGCGAGGTGCACGCGGATCTGGTTCCGCCGCCCGGTCTCGAGCTTCACCTCGAGCAGGGTGTGGCGCTTGCCGGCACGGAGCACGCGCCAGCGCGTGATGGCAGCGCGCCCCCGCCCGGGTCGGCGGGTCTCGCGCACGCGGCCGGGCGCATCGTCGACGAGCCGGCTCGCGATCGTGCCCTCGGGCCGCGCCGGCCGGCCCTCGACGACCGCGAGGTACGTCCGCTCGACGGTGTGCGCCGCGAACTGCCCCTGCAGGGCCCGCTTCGCGCCGGGCGACAGGGCGAAGACGAGGAGCCCGGACACGAGTCGATCGAGGCGGTGCACCACGAAGACCCGGGCCGGCGGCTTCCGCGCGCGTGCGTGAGCCGTCAGCTGCGCGTACACGGTCCGCTCCCGCTCCCGCTCCGTCGCGATGGTGAGGAGTCCGGCCGGCTTCTCGACCACGATCACGTCGTCGTCCTCGTACACGAGGGCGAGGCCGGGCGGCAGCGCCGCGCGCGGCCCCTTCGGCCCGACCTCCACGACGTCGCCGGCCGCGAGCGCGGTGTCCGCGCGCCGCACGATCGTGCCGTTCACGCGGACGCGGCCCCCGGCCAGCATCTGCTTCCGGGTCCGGCGCGATGCCTCGGCGAGCAAGCGGGCGAGACAGTCGCCGAGCGAGACGGGCGCCGGTACCGTGTACGGCACCGCCGCTCAGCCGCCCGCGAGCCCGGCGACGTCCTCAGGCATCGGGCGCCAGCATAGCGGTCGAGAGGGCGTCAGCGCTGGCGCTCGAGCGCTGCGCGGTCCCAGTGCCCGAGTTCGGCCGCCGCCTCGTACGTGCTCTGGAGGAACTCGAGGAGTACCTCGTCCGGCGAGGTCGCCTGCCGCACCTCGTCGTAGGGCAGGACGAACTCCCCCAGGTCGCGGCTGAAGGAGGCACTGCCCGGACGAACCCGTGCCGCACCGAACCCGTCCGGCGTGGGGTACGCATACGAATAGTACGCCGGGAAGGGCATCGGTCCACCGCCGGGCCAGAAC
This region of Deltaproteobacteria bacterium genomic DNA includes:
- a CDS encoding type II toxin-antitoxin system VapC family toxin — translated: MPGDTPRGAGPGEVQSLRTYRGEGQRGIRPHAAPPLPKPLGRGLPEGDPSVAAVRVLVDTDILIDYFNTGAHGGLLGDPRSRIYYSVVTRKELLAKKGLSSAERGAIAEALRRFRLVPLGSAIAGRYWSLRRRYPDLEKEDALIAATALVKKLPLLTGNWKHFRHVAGLALYAGRQGAA
- a CDS encoding DUF433 domain-containing protein: MSQRPEVIHSDPEILGGTPVFVGTRVPFRNLIDYLEHGHSLDEFLDEFPSVSREQAVAALEAAHEALSAGARSAR
- a CDS encoding thiamine pyrophosphate-binding protein, translating into MSRFRCRRATDAWPAPSVGGGRSRWPRRGPSSEPRPILRFARCVRTAARASRRKSAMRIRSTPKSAASGGRRGDSWAWTLGVRGSFRPVMTATRRAGGHQASRAEPAVPARISLTRRCPMAELNGGRLLARCLANEGVRFVFGLPSPEIDPLLAALDEHAIRLVPVRHEAAGAHMAEGLYKTTGQVAAVIGNPGPGSANLLAGVITARHEGVPLVAITSQHRLGLVYPSPPSTFQGQDQLDVYRPVVKWGGPIFSWDRIPEVVRLAFREMWTGRPGPVHLELPAPVLYATGDESSVRVPAPAAYRASLPEASEARIAEVADLLAGAARPLVIAGSGVDRAGANEPLLAVVERLGCPVIASMAGRAVVPLDHPNTVYGLGAGGDLAKREADVVLVLGSRLGNLDLPYDKYWGDPATQRVVQIDVDPRHIGVTRPLALGIVADVKPALASLAAALEAKRTRARDPGFLARCRRAAEEWWKEQMRVVESWAGPGLHPARVIQAIGTAFGPGAIYVTDGGFTSLWAYWFLPPTRPRSYLSILELGMLGTGVPAALGAKLGSPAREVVCVTGDGAAGFHFMEMQSAAREGARITVIVFAEGSWSMEVPNEQMLYGRNFGTEMGTVRWDVVARGLGCEGLYAESLAEVESALAKAREVAGPVVICVRTDRAANLGVAAEAGMRFAEVYQGPM
- a CDS encoding non-heme iron oxygenase ferredoxin subunit; this encodes MAQFIKVASTADLAPGEAKCVEVAGKKIALFNLEGSFYAIDNTCTHRGGPLCEGEVSGEEVTCPWHGAIYNIKTGAVLGPPAPRGVPPYPVRIQGSDVEVQV
- a CDS encoding RluA family pseudouridine synthase — encoded protein: MPYTVPAPVSLGDCLARLLAEASRRTRKQMLAGGRVRVNGTIVRRADTALAAGDVVEVGPKGPRAALPPGLALVYEDDDVIVVEKPAGLLTIATERERERTVYAQLTAHARARKPPARVFVVHRLDRLVSGLLVFALSPGAKRALQGQFAAHTVERTYLAVVEGRPARPEGTIASRLVDDAPGRVRETRRPGRGRAAITRWRVLRAGKRHTLLEVKLETGRRNQIRVHLAGLGHPIAGDAAYGSGTDPFGRPALHAHVLGFDHPRTGARLRFVSPAPAGFAKLPA